The following proteins come from a genomic window of Dehalococcoidia bacterium:
- a CDS encoding S24/S26 family peptidase — MAPFWLPQVLGGQAMYHYVITGSMAGSVDRGSLVMIWPEESYAVGDVVAFWQDLGFRQIPVLHRIIDKTPEGLYVIKGDAVDSVDYVPPERIIGRMVFGIPYLGFVGGAAKFFPLVLAYFALAPFLAGRKGKEGKPVSAFLPTAALVLVCMPLASVGIVQVVGKTFAMVLMLALLGTARLLEIAWGKELGPLTEILYGTIGVAALSMVYIPEVIQQLRGLFAA, encoded by the coding sequence ATGGCACCCTTCTGGCTCCCTCAGGTGCTGGGAGGACAAGCCATGTATCACTATGTGATCACGGGGTCCATGGCGGGATCTGTGGATCGGGGGAGCCTGGTGATGATCTGGCCCGAGGAGAGTTATGCCGTGGGGGATGTGGTGGCCTTCTGGCAAGATTTAGGGTTCCGGCAGATTCCAGTGTTGCATCGCATCATTGATAAAACCCCCGAAGGGCTGTATGTGATTAAGGGCGATGCGGTGGACAGTGTGGACTATGTGCCTCCGGAGCGCATCATAGGGAGGATGGTGTTCGGGATACCTTATCTGGGGTTTGTGGGGGGGGCAGCGAAGTTCTTCCCCCTGGTGCTGGCCTATTTCGCATTAGCCCCCTTCCTGGCCGGGCGAAAGGGGAAAGAGGGGAAGCCCGTTAGTGCGTTTCTGCCCACAGCTGCTTTGGTGCTGGTGTGTATGCCCTTGGCATCGGTGGGAATAGTGCAGGTGGTGGGCAAGACCTTCGCGATGGTGCTGATGCTGGCGCTGTTGGGGACGGCGCGCCTCTTGGAGATAGCCTGGGGGAAAGAGTTGGGGCCTTTGACCGAAATTCTCTATGGAACCATAGGTGTGGCCGCCCTGTCCATGGTGTATATTCCTGAGGTGATTCAACAACTGCGCGGCTTGTTCGCCGCGTAG
- a CDS encoding inositol monophosphatase family protein has protein sequence MGADPLLTILRAIVREVGAFLLEQFRRGAGTRVVEIKGDNDVALEADHQAQEMALRLVQRYRLGEAFLAEETPGGKPIPLGYMPGLLVCVDPLEGTDNFSRGVPLFGTTAALWSEGRWEAVAFYAPALGEMWEARRGGGAFFNGQPFRYSPGLGIRLAFNQWPDVEPAQVGQAVTRLLDLTRHLSTTYSDALDLAWTAAGRRSGLVFLYRRAAPWDIAPALIAQEAGLQVTALNGGPWCRGEGGIPVVEGGLLVAPPALHIRLRQALSP, from the coding sequence ATGGGCGCTGACCCCCTCCTAACGATCCTGCGCGCCATCGTCCGGGAGGTGGGGGCGTTCCTTCTGGAGCAGTTCCGCAGGGGAGCAGGCACCCGAGTGGTGGAGATAAAGGGGGACAACGACGTCGCTCTGGAGGCCGACCACCAGGCTCAAGAGATGGCCCTGCGCCTCGTGCAGAGGTATCGCCTGGGGGAGGCTTTCCTAGCGGAGGAGACCCCCGGGGGCAAACCCATCCCCCTGGGGTATATGCCGGGGCTTTTGGTGTGCGTGGATCCCCTGGAGGGGACAGATAACTTTTCCCGGGGGGTGCCCCTATTCGGGACAACGGCGGCCCTGTGGAGTGAAGGGCGTTGGGAAGCGGTCGCCTTCTACGCACCTGCTTTAGGGGAGATGTGGGAAGCCCGGCGTGGAGGGGGAGCCTTCTTCAACGGCCAGCCCTTCCGCTACAGCCCTGGGCTGGGCATACGCCTGGCCTTCAACCAGTGGCCTGATGTGGAACCGGCCCAGGTCGGCCAGGCGGTGACGCGTCTTCTGGACCTTACCCGGCACCTCTCCACCACCTATAGCGACGCCCTGGACTTGGCATGGACAGCAGCAGGGCGGCGGTCGGGACTGGTTTTTCTCTACCGGCGTGCCGCCCCGTGGGACATCGCTCCGGCCCTCATCGCACAGGAGGCGGGCCTACAGGTTACCGCCCTGAACGGGGGACCGTGGTGCAGGGGGGAGGGAGGCATCCCCGTGGTGGAGGGGGGCCTGCTGGTAGCCCCGCCCGCCCTACACATCCGCCTCCGCCAAGCCCTGTCCCCCTAA
- a CDS encoding DUF2851 family protein — MAKQKGYPVIAEREENLWRAWATTAPEWGFLPASDGHRYRILYPGRLNRGAGPDFQDALLLRGDGRLLRGDVEVHCSPDAWASHGHHADPRYRQVLLHLVLGKSPSPRPSPPQVDLPDGALLQVGKVAPPFVGACPTLATLHRWADARFRQRASGYARLIVSVGVEEALYRGLMEGMGYGANREPMRQLAEGMPYRVLRRVALPCTPQERATRLAAVLLGSAGLLSGGDPLVRLWRETPWQPVLSPEAWCRAGVRPANRPARRLWGMAVLVARWWDEGLPQALRRGAVNGPSALERVLTVPSPTGGPALIGRSRAREVAVSVVLPFLWAWATAQGNPSLRRAVWACWKVFPPPAENAVSRAMRALLPMPIPSTARAQQGLLAWARRLGAPWALTPS, encoded by the coding sequence GTGGCCAAGCAAAAAGGGTATCCGGTCATCGCTGAGCGAGAGGAGAACCTGTGGCGGGCGTGGGCAACCACTGCTCCTGAATGGGGCTTCCTGCCCGCCAGCGACGGACATAGGTATCGGATACTCTACCCGGGGCGTCTCAACCGGGGGGCCGGCCCAGACTTCCAGGACGCCTTGCTCCTTCGGGGGGATGGACGCCTCCTGCGGGGGGATGTGGAGGTGCATTGCTCCCCAGATGCGTGGGCATCCCACGGCCACCACGCCGACCCCCGCTATCGCCAGGTGCTCCTGCACCTGGTTTTGGGGAAGAGCCCCTCCCCTCGCCCTTCCCCTCCACAGGTTGACCTCCCCGATGGAGCGCTTCTTCAAGTAGGAAAGGTGGCTCCCCCCTTTGTCGGGGCGTGCCCCACCCTGGCGACTCTGCATCGCTGGGCCGACGCCCGCTTTCGGCAGAGGGCATCTGGCTATGCCCGTCTCATCGTCTCCGTGGGTGTCGAGGAGGCACTCTATCGGGGCCTCATGGAAGGGATGGGCTACGGGGCCAACCGGGAGCCCATGCGCCAGCTGGCCGAAGGGATGCCCTATCGTGTCCTACGACGGGTAGCCCTGCCCTGCACTCCCCAGGAACGGGCCACGCGTCTAGCCGCTGTGCTCCTGGGCAGTGCCGGCCTCCTATCGGGTGGAGACCCTTTGGTCCGTCTGTGGCGCGAGACACCCTGGCAGCCCGTGCTCTCCCCGGAGGCTTGGTGTCGGGCGGGGGTGCGCCCGGCGAATCGCCCCGCACGCCGCCTGTGGGGGATGGCCGTGCTTGTGGCCCGCTGGTGGGATGAAGGCCTGCCTCAGGCCCTGCGGCGGGGCGCTGTGAACGGCCCTTCTGCCCTCGAGCGGGTCTTGACCGTCCCCTCCCCCACGGGCGGGCCAGCCCTGATAGGACGCTCACGGGCGCGGGAGGTGGCGGTGAGCGTGGTTCTGCCCTTTCTGTGGGCGTGGGCGACAGCTCAGGGCAACCCCTCCCTGCGCCGAGCAGTATGGGCTTGCTGGAAGGTCTTCCCCCCTCCCGCCGAGAACGCCGTGAGCCGGGCCATGCGCGCCCTCTTGCCCATGCCTATACCGAGCACCGCCCGTGCCCAGCAGGGATTACTGGCCTGGGCCCGTCGTTTAGGAGCCCCATGGGCGCTGACCCCCTCCTAA
- a CDS encoding DUF72 domain-containing protein translates to MVHIGCCGFAGGRASYYRLFSVVEVQQTFYRPPPAEILRRWRAEAPVGFSFTVKAFQGVTHPATSPTYRRSGLVIPPDKRGAYGFFRPTPEVAEAWEATRQCALILDAQVVLLQCPPAFTPTSEHLAWLRRFLASIGPQPFRLAWEPRGPAWTDALVQEVCQEGGLLHATDPLQRPPVTRPPFYFRLHGGPRYAHRYTDEELGRLAGLVKGREGWVLFNNSVHMRGDALRLKALLG, encoded by the coding sequence ATGGTGCACATCGGGTGTTGTGGCTTTGCCGGGGGGCGGGCATCCTACTACCGCCTCTTCTCGGTGGTGGAGGTTCAGCAGACTTTCTATCGCCCGCCCCCTGCCGAGATTCTTCGGCGGTGGCGCGCCGAAGCGCCTGTAGGGTTCTCCTTCACTGTGAAGGCCTTCCAGGGGGTTACTCACCCCGCCACGTCCCCTACATATCGGCGATCGGGTCTGGTCATCCCCCCCGACAAAAGGGGCGCCTATGGCTTTTTTCGTCCCACGCCCGAGGTGGCCGAGGCCTGGGAGGCGACCCGCCAGTGTGCCTTGATCCTGGACGCCCAGGTGGTACTCCTCCAATGCCCCCCCGCTTTTACCCCCACGTCGGAGCATCTGGCCTGGCTTCGCCGTTTCCTTGCGAGCATTGGGCCTCAGCCCTTTCGCCTTGCCTGGGAGCCCCGCGGCCCCGCCTGGACGGATGCTCTGGTACAGGAGGTCTGCCAGGAGGGGGGCTTGCTCCACGCCACAGACCCCTTACAACGCCCCCCTGTTACGCGCCCCCCTTTCTACTTCCGTCTGCACGGCGGCCCCCGCTACGCCCATCGCTATACCGACGAGGAGCTGGGTCGCCTGGCGGGCCTGGTCAAGGGGCGGGAGGGGTGGGTGCTGTTCAACAACTCGGTGCACATGCGGGGGGACGCCCTACGCCTGAAGGCTTTGCTCGGCTAA
- a CDS encoding alpha/beta hydrolase: protein MQLVLVHGAGGSSLSFYYQVRHFGPLADAVDLPGHPKGKPCTSIPAYAEWVRGYIWGKGYQDVVLVGHSMGGAIAQWYALHYPEELRGIVLIGTGARLRVRPDILQMCQEAITDPVKRQEWLNMREQGLTKIAPDLKALLMERTLQVGPAVQLNDFLCCDKFDIMQQVQEIRLPTLIIVGTEDILTPVKYSDYLAQKIPGAQEVVIRDATHSVHLEKPNEVNSAIEAFLARLQSHRARS from the coding sequence ATGCAACTGGTTTTGGTGCACGGCGCTGGTGGTTCCAGCCTGTCCTTCTACTATCAGGTGCGCCACTTCGGCCCCCTGGCGGATGCGGTGGACCTCCCCGGGCATCCGAAGGGGAAACCCTGTACCTCCATCCCCGCCTATGCAGAGTGGGTTCGGGGCTACATCTGGGGGAAAGGGTATCAGGATGTAGTGCTGGTAGGGCACAGCATGGGGGGTGCCATTGCCCAGTGGTATGCCCTCCACTACCCAGAGGAACTGCGGGGCATCGTGCTCATCGGTACGGGGGCGCGCCTCCGGGTCCGCCCCGACATCCTGCAGATGTGCCAGGAGGCCATCACCGACCCCGTGAAGCGCCAGGAATGGCTGAACATGCGGGAGCAGGGGTTGACCAAGATTGCACCCGACCTCAAAGCCTTACTCATGGAGCGCACATTGCAAGTGGGGCCAGCGGTGCAACTCAACGACTTCCTGTGTTGCGACAAGTTTGACATCATGCAACAGGTGCAGGAGATTCGCCTGCCCACCCTGATCATCGTAGGCACCGAGGACATTTTGACGCCCGTGAAATACTCCGACTATCTCGCCCAAAAGATTCCTGGAGCCCAAGAGGTGGTTATACGCGATGCCACCCACTCGGTGCACCTGGAGAAACCCAACGAGGTCAACAGCGCCATTGAGGCGTTCCTGGCACGCCTGCAGAGCCATCGGGCCAGGAGTTAG
- a CDS encoding enoyl-CoA hydratase/isomerase family protein, whose protein sequence is MSYQCILWEVREGVALITLNRPDKLNALNSTLLGELEDALFRAERDDGVRVVVLTGAGERAFSAGADIHEMATSAPTPEVGRGDGRGEVFWRLADLAKPTIGAINGIAYGGGALLASCLDIRFGSPRTAFRFLGVAYGRVNSTWTLPLLVGWPVAKELLFTGREVKGEEAVRIGLLNRLVPPERLVEETLVFAQEVARHEPHMVQGIKRLLHQGVARGYRERLDLEREARRTTLREPPPQEGFRDFLARKRREG, encoded by the coding sequence ATGAGTTACCAATGTATCCTATGGGAGGTGCGGGAGGGGGTGGCCCTCATCACCCTCAACCGCCCCGACAAACTTAACGCCCTCAATAGCACCCTTCTGGGGGAACTGGAGGATGCCCTCTTCCGGGCGGAGCGGGACGACGGGGTGCGGGTGGTGGTGCTTACGGGCGCCGGGGAGCGGGCCTTTTCGGCGGGGGCCGACATTCACGAGATGGCTACCTCCGCTCCTACCCCCGAAGTAGGGCGTGGCGACGGGCGTGGGGAGGTGTTCTGGCGCCTGGCCGACCTTGCCAAGCCCACTATCGGGGCTATCAACGGCATCGCCTACGGGGGAGGGGCACTGCTGGCGTCCTGCCTGGACATCCGCTTCGGTTCCCCCCGCACCGCCTTCCGCTTCTTGGGGGTGGCCTATGGGCGGGTCAACTCCACCTGGACGCTGCCCCTGCTGGTGGGGTGGCCTGTGGCCAAGGAACTTCTATTCACCGGCCGGGAGGTGAAGGGGGAGGAAGCGGTGCGCATTGGCCTGCTCAACCGCCTGGTGCCCCCCGAGCGCCTGGTGGAGGAGACCCTGGTCTTCGCCCAGGAGGTAGCCCGACACGAGCCCCATATGGTGCAAGGGATCAAACGCCTTCTGCACCAGGGCGTCGCCCGGGGCTACCGGGAGCGCCTGGACTTGGAGCGGGAGGCCCGCCGCACCACTCTGCGGGAGCCTCCACCCCAGGAGGGCTTCCGCGACTTCCTTGCCCGCAAAAGGCGTGAGGGATGA
- the hisS gene encoding histidine--tRNA ligase: MALLFRAPRGTQDILPEDQPWWRFVVARAEETARRFGYRRIDTPMFEQAGLFVRSVGAGTDIVEKETYTFTDRGGEEMTLRAEGTAPVCRAYLEHGMHTWPQPVRLYYICPIFRYERPQAGRYRQHHQFGIEAIGDASPTVDAEIIEVGWRFLTDAQRGLGLRNLQLLINSIGCPQDRPAYVQSLRAYYEPLLPRLCPDCRGRRFHKAPLRLLDCKQESCQALTAEAPRSVDFLCGACQEHWEALQGYLKALDIPFSVEHRLVRGLDYYTRTVFEVQPPEERAQAVLMGGGRYDGLIEELGGKPTPGIGFGSGLERIVLQVQRQASSPPREAPPDAVVAYAGTDTLLQALTLASHLRQQGLCALLAPQRSLKGQLRWASALQARYTLVVGSAEAQRGTVVVKDMATGEQKEVGVEGVAQALGAPAN; this comes from the coding sequence GTGGCTCTGCTGTTTCGTGCGCCGCGGGGCACCCAGGACATTTTGCCCGAGGACCAGCCCTGGTGGCGCTTCGTGGTCGCCCGCGCCGAGGAGACGGCCCGCCGCTTCGGCTACCGCCGCATCGACACCCCCATGTTTGAGCAGGCGGGCCTGTTTGTGCGCTCGGTAGGCGCCGGGACGGACATCGTGGAGAAGGAGACCTACACCTTCACCGACCGGGGAGGGGAGGAGATGACCCTGCGGGCGGAGGGCACCGCCCCCGTCTGCCGGGCCTATTTGGAGCACGGTATGCACACCTGGCCCCAACCCGTGCGCCTGTATTATATCTGCCCTATCTTCCGCTACGAGCGCCCCCAGGCAGGGCGCTATCGCCAACATCACCAATTCGGCATCGAGGCCATCGGCGACGCCTCCCCGACGGTGGATGCGGAGATCATAGAGGTGGGGTGGCGTTTCCTGACGGATGCCCAGAGGGGGTTAGGCCTGCGCAACCTCCAGCTGCTGATCAACTCCATTGGATGTCCTCAGGATCGCCCCGCCTATGTGCAAAGTCTGCGGGCTTACTATGAGCCCCTTCTGCCACGCCTGTGCCCCGACTGTCGGGGAAGGCGCTTCCACAAAGCCCCCCTGCGCCTGTTGGACTGCAAACAGGAGTCCTGCCAGGCCCTGACCGCAGAGGCTCCCCGCTCGGTGGATTTTCTGTGTGGGGCTTGTCAGGAGCACTGGGAGGCCCTGCAGGGTTACCTCAAGGCCCTGGACATTCCTTTCAGTGTGGAGCATCGCTTGGTGCGGGGACTGGACTACTACACTCGCACCGTCTTTGAGGTACAACCCCCCGAGGAGCGCGCCCAAGCGGTGCTCATGGGCGGGGGGCGCTACGACGGCCTCATAGAGGAGCTGGGGGGCAAGCCGACGCCGGGCATCGGCTTCGGGTCGGGGTTGGAACGCATTGTGCTCCAGGTGCAACGCCAGGCCTCCTCCCCACCCCGGGAGGCTCCGCCCGATGCTGTGGTCGCCTACGCTGGAACGGACACCCTCCTCCAGGCGTTGACCCTGGCGTCCCATCTGCGCCAGCAGGGTCTGTGTGCTCTCCTGGCCCCTCAGCGGAGCCTCAAAGGGCAATTGCGCTGGGCCAGTGCTTTGCAAGCCCGCTACACTTTGGTGGTGGGCAGTGCCGAGGCGCAGAGGGGCACGGTGGTGGTCAAGGATATGGCGACGGGGGAGCAGAAAGAGGTGGGTGTGGAGGGGGTTGCCCAGGCCTTGGGCGCCCCCGCTAACTAA
- the recG gene encoding ATP-dependent DNA helicase RecG: MRRAAPSRLDALRGILTLEARQGFADRAVAGGLDRFLDSWRREAQGDEAAVLQRLDRLGLFARPYRALAPPERRALAQRVWEGMGWGPFPQDTPPHTPASLSPSLAAPSPPARMTPSSDSWPPFLGQERPMPKDLSLTSPVRVVAGVGPVIAASLEQAGLSSVRDLLHFFPRKHIPVFAIADLVPEHTAGQEVGIVGTLWEVRPVTITSREGRILPSTEGVLGDETGNLRILWFNQEYVARVLQAGQRVFVTGYLEEFAGRRTLEAQSFEVVEDDAPLFRPGALVPVYPSVRRAQGIGKKVGRPAENLSPKTVRRVVRNALEAWLPRVPDWLPPEVVERVGVLGLRYALWGYHYPSSPAQREAARRRLAFNEFLLAQLLLLQRRHAWQEAPAPPIGTQPQVLQAFLQSLPFRLTRGQERALAEILNDMAHPRPMARLLQGEVGSGKTVVALTAMLMTAVAGWQSALMAPTEVLAEQHFLTIRRLLGELAHPLDEEFLLGLYLPFHPSPIVVGLLIGSMRPREKEEVQGRLGRGAVDIVVGTHALIQEEVTIPRLGLAVVDEQQRFGVLQRRALRQRGERMPHLLVLSATPIPRSLALALYGDLEHSVLEDLPHPRKVITRRITPDHLPQVYDFIRHQVAQGRQAFVLCPLIEESEALQARAAQEEYEHLSRRVFPDLRVGLLHGRMPLPEKHGVMERFRKGELDILVATPVIEVGIDVPNATVMLIQSAERFGLAELHQLRGRVGRGPHPGYCILVSDDPSPQARERLEVLVRESNGFRVAEEDLRLRGEGEVLGTRQSGLPTFRVARLEDRDLLALAREEARRLLEADPTLTSPRLAPLREELALFLKGAEHPEPPEVS; the protein is encoded by the coding sequence GTGCGGCGCGCTGCCCCATCCCGTCTGGACGCCCTGCGTGGTATCTTGACCCTGGAGGCTCGCCAGGGCTTCGCCGACCGCGCCGTGGCGGGGGGCCTAGACCGCTTCCTGGACTCCTGGCGTCGGGAGGCGCAGGGAGATGAGGCAGCGGTGCTCCAGCGCCTGGACAGGCTGGGCCTGTTCGCCCGTCCCTACCGCGCCCTGGCCCCCCCGGAGCGGCGCGCCCTAGCCCAACGGGTATGGGAGGGCATGGGATGGGGCCCCTTCCCCCAGGATACCCCCCCACACACCCCTGCATCCCTGTCTCCATCCTTGGCCGCCCCTTCCCCCCCAGCCCGTATGACGCCCTCCTCCGATTCCTGGCCGCCCTTCCTGGGGCAGGAGCGCCCGATGCCCAAAGACCTCTCCCTCACCTCCCCGGTGCGGGTAGTGGCGGGGGTAGGGCCTGTCATCGCTGCCAGTTTGGAGCAGGCGGGGCTCTCCTCCGTCCGCGACCTGTTGCACTTTTTCCCCCGCAAGCACATACCTGTATTCGCCATCGCCGACCTGGTGCCGGAGCACACGGCCGGACAAGAGGTGGGAATAGTAGGCACCCTTTGGGAAGTGCGCCCGGTTACCATCACCAGCCGGGAGGGGCGTATTCTCCCCTCCACCGAAGGGGTGCTGGGAGACGAGACGGGCAACCTGCGCATCCTCTGGTTTAATCAGGAGTACGTCGCCCGAGTGCTCCAGGCCGGGCAAAGGGTGTTCGTCACGGGATACTTGGAGGAGTTCGCCGGACGACGCACCCTGGAGGCCCAGTCCTTTGAAGTGGTAGAGGATGACGCTCCCCTTTTCCGCCCGGGGGCGCTGGTGCCGGTGTATCCCTCGGTGCGGCGCGCCCAGGGCATCGGCAAAAAGGTGGGACGCCCCGCGGAGAACCTCTCCCCCAAAACGGTGCGGCGGGTGGTGCGCAACGCTTTGGAGGCCTGGCTCCCCCGTGTGCCGGACTGGCTTCCCCCGGAGGTAGTGGAGCGGGTGGGGGTGCTCGGCTTGCGCTACGCCCTCTGGGGCTACCACTACCCCTCCAGCCCTGCCCAACGGGAAGCGGCGCGCCGCCGCCTCGCTTTCAACGAGTTCCTCCTGGCCCAACTCCTTCTCCTCCAACGCCGTCATGCCTGGCAAGAGGCCCCCGCCCCCCCTATTGGAACACAACCCCAGGTGCTCCAGGCCTTCTTACAGTCCCTGCCCTTCCGCCTGACCCGCGGCCAGGAGCGGGCACTTGCGGAGATCCTCAACGATATGGCTCACCCAAGGCCTATGGCCCGCCTTTTGCAGGGCGAGGTGGGGAGCGGGAAAACGGTGGTCGCCCTGACAGCCATGCTGATGACCGCCGTGGCGGGCTGGCAGTCCGCCCTGATGGCCCCCACGGAGGTGCTGGCGGAACAACACTTCCTGACCATTCGCCGTCTTCTGGGGGAATTGGCCCACCCTCTGGATGAAGAGTTTCTCCTGGGGCTGTACCTGCCTTTTCATCCGTCCCCCATTGTGGTAGGGCTGCTCATCGGGAGTATGCGCCCCCGGGAGAAGGAGGAGGTGCAAGGGCGTCTGGGGCGGGGAGCAGTGGATATTGTAGTGGGCACCCACGCCCTCATTCAGGAAGAGGTAACCATCCCCCGCCTGGGCCTGGCCGTGGTGGATGAACAACAGCGCTTCGGTGTGCTCCAGAGGAGGGCGCTCCGCCAGCGGGGGGAGCGGATGCCTCACCTGTTGGTGCTTTCGGCCACGCCTATCCCCCGCAGTCTGGCCCTGGCCCTCTACGGCGACCTGGAACATTCGGTGTTGGAGGATTTGCCCCATCCCCGCAAGGTTATCACCCGCCGCATCACCCCCGACCACCTCCCCCAAGTCTACGACTTTATCCGCCACCAGGTCGCCCAGGGGCGACAGGCCTTTGTCCTGTGCCCCCTCATTGAGGAATCCGAAGCGCTACAGGCCCGCGCCGCCCAGGAGGAATACGAGCACCTCTCCCGGCGGGTGTTCCCCGATTTGCGGGTGGGGCTTCTGCACGGACGCATGCCCCTGCCGGAGAAGCACGGGGTGATGGAGCGCTTCCGCAAGGGGGAACTGGACATCCTGGTGGCTACCCCCGTCATCGAGGTGGGTATTGATGTACCCAACGCCACCGTGATGCTCATTCAAAGCGCTGAACGCTTCGGTTTGGCGGAACTGCACCAACTGCGGGGGCGCGTGGGGCGGGGCCCTCATCCGGGCTACTGCATCCTGGTGTCGGACGACCCCTCCCCCCAAGCACGGGAACGCCTGGAGGTGCTGGTGCGAGAGAGCAACGGCTTCCGCGTGGCCGAGGAGGACCTGCGCCTGCGGGGAGAAGGGGAGGTGCTGGGCACACGCCAGAGCGGTCTGCCCACCTTCCGAGTGGCCCGTCTTGAGGACAGGGACCTGCTGGCCCTCGCTCGGGAAGAGGCCCGCCGCCTTCTGGAAGCCGACCCGACCCTCACCAGCCCGCGCCTGGCTCCCCTGCGGGAGGAGTTAGCCCTCTTCCTCAAGGGGGCGGAGCACCCCGAGCCCCCCGAGGTTAGTTAG
- a CDS encoding DegV family protein, which produces MPVQVITDSTADLPPEVAQSLGIVVVPLNVHFGTETFLDGVTITPDAFYTRLQRERQLPKTTQPSIGTFMEVYTRHANPAGILSLHISSKISGTYNSAMQAAQEIKDRCPIEVVDTLQVSLALGLVVLAAARAVQAGASLPQAAQLARQTASRCHLFGVLDTLEYLEKGGRIGKAAAFLGSVLQVKPILTLKDGEAHPLERVRTRRRAIERVVEITRQYAPLAQLAVVHSTTPDEAQDLAERLKPLAPPQGILMGRFGAVLGTYLGPGALGVALERAG; this is translated from the coding sequence ATGCCCGTGCAAGTCATCACCGACAGCACCGCAGACCTTCCCCCCGAGGTAGCCCAGTCCTTGGGCATCGTGGTGGTGCCCCTGAATGTGCACTTCGGCACCGAGACCTTCCTGGATGGGGTAACCATCACCCCCGACGCCTTCTACACTCGCCTCCAACGGGAGCGCCAACTCCCTAAAACGACCCAACCCTCCATCGGCACCTTCATGGAGGTCTACACCCGCCACGCCAACCCCGCGGGCATCCTGTCGCTTCACATCTCCTCCAAAATCAGCGGCACCTACAACTCGGCGATGCAGGCGGCCCAGGAGATCAAGGATCGCTGTCCCATTGAGGTGGTGGACACCTTGCAGGTCTCCCTGGCCCTGGGGTTGGTGGTGCTGGCGGCTGCCCGTGCGGTGCAGGCGGGGGCCTCCCTTCCCCAAGCGGCCCAGCTGGCGCGCCAGACGGCCTCCCGGTGCCACCTTTTTGGAGTGTTGGACACCCTGGAATACCTGGAAAAGGGGGGACGCATCGGCAAGGCGGCGGCTTTTCTGGGGTCGGTGCTCCAGGTGAAGCCCATCCTGACCCTCAAGGATGGGGAAGCCCACCCCTTGGAGCGCGTGCGCACCCGTCGGCGCGCCATTGAGCGGGTGGTAGAGATCACCCGCCAGTATGCCCCCTTGGCCCAACTGGCGGTGGTGCACAGCACCACGCCCGACGAGGCCCAGGACCTGGCCGAGCGCCTGAAGCCCCTTGCACCCCCCCAGGGCATCCTGATGGGGCGGTTCGGGGCCGTGCTGGGCACCTACCTGGGGCCGGGGGCGTTGGGGGTGGCCTTGGAGCGGGCGGGGTAA